The following is a genomic window from Staphylococcus saccharolyticus.
CATTTCACTAATTCCATATTTTTCATAGATTTCTTTACCAATTTTAGTTTCTGCATTATGGAATGATGGTAAGCAGTGTTCAAAAATTACATTAGGATTACCAGTTTTCTCCATTAATTCTTTATTGACTTGATAAGGTTGTAATAATTTAATACGTTCTTTCCATACTTCATCAGGTTCACCCATTGAAACCCATACGTCTGTGTAAATAACATCTGAATTTTTAACACCTTTATCGATGTCATCAGTCACTAAAATATTACCGCCATTTTCATAAGCGATACGTTCGCAACGTTTTAATAATTCATCAGTTGGGTTTAATTCTTTAGGACAAACTAAGTGGAAGTTCATGCCCATGATAGCTGCACCTTGCATTAAAGCATTCGCTACGTTGTTACGGCCATCACCAACATATGTGAAGTTGATTTCGGAGTAGTCTTTTTTCAAGACTTCTTTTGCAGTTAGGAAGTCTGCAAGTACTTGAGTAGGGTGGTCTTCATCTGTTAAACCATTCCATACTGGAACACCAGAGAATTCAGCTAACGTTTCAACTGTACGTTGTGAAAAACCACGATATTCAATACCATCGTACATACCGCCTAGTACTCTAGCTGTATCTTTGGCTGTTTCTTTTTTACCCATTTGTGAACCTGTAGGTCCCAAATAAGTCACGTTTGCACCTTGATCGTGTGCCGCTACTTCAAATGAACAACGTGTTCTTGTAGAATCTTTTTCAAATAATAGGGCTATATTTTTATTGTTAAGCATAGGTTTTTCAGTACCTATATACTTAGCATGTTTTAAATCTTCAGAAAGAGTTAAAAGGAACTCTACCTCTTTTTGTGAAAAGTCTAATAAAGTTAAAAAACTTCTGTTACGTAAATTTTTCATCAATTACAACTCCTTAAATTTGATTACATGCTTATTGTAAGCGTTTGCTATTCAATTTCAACACATAACCTAAGTTGTAAATATTTATTAATAAAGCATTGAACTTTTTATTAACATTTCATTTATATGGTGTAAAACTTGAGAAAAAGGACTATCTTTAAGTTATAACTATTTTTTAAGATGTTAGAATTTTCAATATAAATGAATTTAACGCAATTTAATTTGTGAAAAAACGATAAATGATTAATAATTTTATCCCATTCTAGCTTAGATATAATGTCTTAAAAGTAATCGCATTCTTTTTCTTGATAGAAACCACAAAATATCTCTTTGAAGTGGATTTTATCCTTCCATTATTAAGATAATTGATTCATGCAAGACAAAAAATTACATTAAATTAATATTGGATTTAGTTTGAGGTGTTTAGTATTGCTGAGATAAGGGCATATTACACTTTATAAGGAAAGAAAACATATATCGAAAGTAGGAGGAATTCTTAGATGAAAGTCTATAAACTAGATTATCAACATCATAAAGATATTGTAGATGATAATGTATTAACTATGTTTGTGACAGCTAATAACAAAAAAGAAGTTGAAACATTCGCGAAGAAATTACATTATAAAATTGAACATTTATCTCCATTATCGAAAAAAGAATTTGAAGAAGAAAAAGCTAAAGATGAACATTATAGACTCGAACATGTAGATCATTATTTAGAATAAAAAGTAACAATGAAATGTTATAGAAGATTTTAAAACCTGTAATTGATGTAAAGATTGCAGGTTTTTTATTTCAAGTAGGACATGTTTTTGTTCAAAAGTAAAAGTAAATTTATGTATAATCAAAATATATTGAAGTTTATCTATATGTATTAATAACTAAGCATCCTACTATGCTTGATAAAAGTCTTTATATATAACTCATTCACTGAATTTTAGTTATTCATTTTTCATTAATTTTAATATATACTTAAAATTGTATTTTTTAATTATTTTAATGAGGTGATTCAATGAATAAGTTAGCGAAGTATATTGCAACAGCAACGTTAGCAACAGCATTTACAATTTCAGCACCACTTAATACATATGCATGTGAATCTCATGCTAAAGACGATCATCATCAAACAACACAACATCATAAAGATCTTAATTTAGGGTCTCAAAATATTATGGCAGTATCATGGTATCAAAATTCTGCAGAAGCGAAAGCACTTTATTTACAAGGGTATAATAGTGCTAAATATCAATTAGATGAGTATCTTAAAAAGAATAACGGAAATAAAAAGCTTGCAATTGCTTTAGATATAGATGAAACAGTTCTTGATAACTCACCTTATCAAGGGTATGCTGCATTACACGATACTTCTTTTCCTAAAGGTTGGCATGAATGGGTAGCAGCTGCTAAAGCGAAACCAGTTTATGGTGCCAAATCGTTTCTAAAATATGCAGATAAAAGAGGTATAGATATTTATTATATTTCTGATCACGATAAAGACAAAGATTTCAAAGGAACGAAAAAGAACTTAAAAAATATTGGTCTTCCCCAAGTTAAAGACGACCATATTTTATTAAAAGGTAAAAATGATAAAAGTAAGGAATCAAGACGTCAGAAAGTTGAAAAAAATCATAAATTAATTATGCTATTTGGTGACAATTTATTAGACTTTACAGATCCTAAAAAGGCAACTTTTAAAGAACGTGAAAAACTTGTTCAACAACATAAAAATGACTTTGGTAAGAAATATTTTATTTTCCCAAATCCAATGTATGGTAGTTGGGAATCTACAATTTATAATAATAACTATCAAATAAGTAAAGAACAAAAAGATCAACTCAGAAAACAATCCATTAAACAATTTGACCCAGATACTGGGGAAGTAAAATAATAAAGAAATTGTAATTTATAGCTATGTTGACACATTGAAATAGTCAACGTGGCTTTTTTATTTTTCAAAAATAATTTAATTTATGTCATCAATAATGTAAACTTATATACGTACGAAGTTTACATCATAGTTGTTATCCCTTTAAATATTTAATTTTTCAAGAATAAGGAGTTAATAGTCATGAAATTAAATCTAGCAGAACGCGTGCTTAAAGAGAATACACTGACTAAGGAAGAAGCTTTAGCAATCTTTGAAAATTCAGATATTGATACTTTTGAATTATTAAATGAAGCATATATCGTCAGAAAACATTATTATGGTAGAAAAGTAAAATTGAATATGATTCTTAATGCCAAAAGTGGTATTTGTGCTGAAGATTGTGGATACTGTGGGCAATCCATAAAAATGAAGGAAAAGCAAAGATATGCACTCGTAGAACAAAATCAAATTAAAGCAGGTGCGCAAGTTGCGACTGATAATCAAATTGGAACATATTGTATTGTGATGAGTGGAAGAGGTCCTAGTAATAAAGAAATAGATCACATTTGTGAAACAGTTGAGGAAATTAAGAAAGTTCATCCTCAATTGAAAATATGTGCGTGCTTAGGACTTACTGAAGAAGATCAAGCAAAAAAACTTAAAGAAGCGGGTGTCGATCGTTACAATCATAACTTAAATACAAGTGAACGTTATCATGAAGAAGTTGTGACAACGCATACATATGAGGATCGTGTCAATACAGTTGAAATGATGAAAGCGAATCATATTTCTCCTTGTTCGGGTGTGATATGTGGCATGGGAGAAACAGAAAAAGATATTGTTGATATGGCATTTGCGTTAAAGGACATTGATGCTGATAGTATTCCGATTAACTTTTTACATCCGATTAAAGGCACTAAGTTTGGTGGTTTAGATTTATTATCACCGATGAAATGTATAAGAATCATTGCATTGTTTCGACTTATTAATCCAACTAAGGAAATTAGAATTGCAGGAGGAAGAGAAGTTAATTTACGTTCTTTACAACCTCTTGCATTAAAAGCTGCTAATTCCATCTTTGTAGGAGATTATTTGATTACAGGAGGTCAGCCGAATGAAGAAGACTATCGTTTGATTGAAGATTTAGGATTTGAGATTGATAAATAGTATAGATTACTTAATTTATATTTCCTTTAGAAATATCCTTACTTTAGAATAATTAATGATAAGGTATAAAGTGTACTTAATTTAATATATAATTAATATTGTTAATGACAATTAAACAAAACTTCATTAAATCTTCATAAAATACATCTTTTAATTTTGAAATGTAAGCGTATACTGTTAATTGAGAGACGAGAGACGGTATAATCCACAGTTATTAAAAATTAAGATTAGGGGAATAATATTAAGTAATTTCATTATTAAATCTTAATTTTTAATATAAATATAAAAGATGTTTTGGAGGAATACTTATGTCTAAATTTATTTATCAATCACCAGGAAGATATGTACAAGGGAAAGGTGTCATCAACTCTATTGCTGAAGAGACTGAACGTCTTGGTAGTCATGCATTAATTATTTCAGACGAAGTTGTATGGAATTTAACTGAATCTAAAATTAAAGACAGTTTCTCAGCAAATAACAACGTTCAATTTGATTATGAAGTGTTTAAAGGAGAATCTTCAGAAGAAGAAATTAAACGTATTGCTAGCCAATACAAAAGCCAAAACGTTGACGTTGTTATTGGATTAGGCGGAGGTAAAGCGTTAGATACAGGTAAAGCTGTAGCTTATGAATTAAATGCAAGTGTTATTGACTTTGCATCTACAGCATCAATGGATGCGCCAACAGCTGCAGTATCTGTTATTTATAACGAAGATGGCTCATTCAGTGGTTACGAATTCTACCCTAAAAACCCTGATACAGTAATGGTTGATTCTGAAATTGTTGCTCAAGCACCTGTACGTTTATTCGCCTCTGGTATGAGTGATGGATTAGCAACTTTAATCGAAGTTGAATCTACATTACGCAGACAAGGTAAAAATATGTTCCACGGTAAACCAACGTTAGCAAGTTTAGCAATCGCTCAAAAATGTGAAGAAGTCATCTTTGAATATGGTTATAGTGCTTATACATCAGTAGAAAACCATATTGTTACACCTCAAGTTGATGCTGTCATTGAAGCTAATACATTGCTTTCAGGTTTAGGATTTGAAAATGGTGGACTTGCTGGTGCACACGCAATTCATAATGGATTTACTGCATTAGAAGGAGACATTCACCACTTAACTCATGGTGAAAAAGTTGCTTATGGTATTTTAGTTCAATTAGTATTAGAAAATGCGTCAACAGAAAAATTCTTGAAGTATAAAAAATTCTTCGATAACATTAACATGCCAACAACTCTAGAAGGACTTCATATTGAAAATATTAGTTATGAAGATTTAGTTAGTGTAGGTGAACGTGCGTTAACACCTAATGATACGTTTGCTAACCTTAGTGATAAAATCACTGCTGATGAAATTGCAGATTCAATTTTAACTGTCAATGATTTATCTAAAAGTCATTTCAACAACTAAAAGGAGTCGCTTTTATGAAAAAGTTAATTCAAGATAAAAACACAATTTTAAAAGACATGCTCGATGGAATTACGGTTTCTAACCAAGATGTTGAAATAGTTTCTGACACAATTGTTGTTAGAAAGAATAAAAAACAATCTGGTGTTGCACTAGTATCTGGTGGTGGTAGTGGACATGAGCCCGCACACGCTGGATTTGTTGCACAAGGTATGCTAGATGCAGCCGTATGTGGCGAAGTTTTTACTTCACCAACACCTGACAAAATTTTAGATGCAATTAAGGCTGTTGATAATGGAGACGGCGTGCTACTCATTATTAAAAATTATGCCGGCGATGTAATGAACTTCGAAATGGCTCAAGAAATGGCACAAATGGAAGACATTCAGGTTGAAAGTGTCATTGTAAGAGACGATATCGCAATTTTAGACCCAGAAAAACGTCGTGGTGTAGCAGGTACTGTATTTGTGCATAAATATGCTGGATACTTAGCCGAAAATGGTGTGGCTTTAAGTGAAATTAAATCTAAAATTGAAGCAATTTTACCAGAAATTAAAAGTATCGGTATGGCTTTAACGCCACCAATGGTACCTACTACAGGTAAAAATGGTTTCGACATCGAAGATAATGAAATGGAAATTGGTATTGGTATTCATGGTGAAAAAGGATTACATCGTGAAGCAGTGCAACCTGTTAATACGATTGTTGAACGTTTACTTGATGAGTTGTTCAAAGAAATTGATAAACAACCATTAATTGTAATGGTTAACGGTATGGGTGGCACACCATTATCAGAATTAAATATAGTTACTAAATATTTAGATGAGCAATTCAAAAATAACAATATCGATGTAAAACATTGGTTTGTTGGTGACTATATGACAGCTCTTGATATGCAAGGCTTCTCTATCACTGTACTACCCTTCAGTGAAGATGTAGCTAAAGGTTTAGTAGCCCCTACTGCAAGTAAATATTTCTAATTTAATATCGAAGAAAGTAATATTATAATTTAATTTTTGAGGTGACTTAGAAAATGAATGTAGCAGATATCAAAGCACGCTTATTAGATTTAGAAAATACTTTTAAAGAAAAAGAAAGTGAACTTACTGATTTAGATAGAGCCATTGGTGATGGAGACCATGGTGTTAATATGGTTAGAGGTTTTGAACATTTAAAAGAAAAATTAGATGATCAAAGCATGCAAGCATTATTTAAATCTACAGGAATGACATTAATGTCTAACGTGGGTGGTGCTTCAGGACCGTTATACGGCTTTGGTTTTATCAAGATGGCAAGTGCAGTAAACGATGAGATTGATCACGATAATCTTAAAGAAGTACTTAAAGCGTTTGCTGATGGTATTCAACAACGTGGTAAAGTTGAATTAAATGAAAAAACTATGTATGACGTTATTGAACGTGCGAGAGAAGCTGTAGAAAATGACGAAACAGTGGATCTTGATAAACTACAATCATTTGCTAATGAAACCAAAGATATGGTGGCTACTAAAGGCCGTGCATCATACTTCAACGAAGCTTCAAAAGGTTATATCGATCCTGGTGCACAAAGTAGTGTTTATATTCTTAATGCAATTATAGGAGGAGAGTAAGAAATGACATCTATAGTAGTAGTGAGTCATAGTCATAAAATAGCAGAAGGTGTTAAACAATTAATTAATCAAATGACTGACGGTGGCGTTGACCTCATCGCTGTTGGTGGTTTAAGTGACGATGAAATTGGTACATCATTTGACCAAATCGTTTCTATTATAAATGGGCTTGAAAATGATGCGTTATGCTTTTATGACATTGGTTCAGCCGGCATGAATTTAGATACAGCTTTAGAAATGTACGACGGTGATCATAAAATCGTAAAAATGGAGGCGCCTATCGTTGAAGGTAGCTTTATTGCAAGTGTAGGAATTAAATCAAATATGAGTATGGATAGTGTTATCTCTGAAGTGAGAGCTAAATATCCAGAGGAATAACTCTTAATTATAGATAATAAATATTGAATGTGTTGCTAGGCGTACCAATGCCAATTGGTTATGGTACGCCTAGCTTTTTAGTGTTAATCTACATATTAAAAATAAGATGTGGTGTTAACGATGATAATGTATATATGTTTCACGTTAAACAACTATAGAATTTGTAAAAATTACAAAATAGAAAAATATAAATAAGCTCAAAACATAAAGAAAAAATTTGTTTGTATGTTGCATTACAAAGGAACAGTGTTTTCTCTCTTATAATGTTTCATGTACTGGTCACATATGACAAAGTTTGATTAAGTTAATATTTTTATTTTTATAAATAGCATAGGATTTATCTACAGTATGGTTTAGTGTTGGTTTATATAGTTGATGATTAGCATATTCGGTTTTAGTAAGTGCTTCTAATTTATCTATAAATTGGTCTATTTCGATGTCTGGTTTTCTTTTAGAGAAAGTAATGCCATTTTTATCAAAATCCGGTGTATTATATTGATGGTGGTAAATCATATAAGCTACTTTAAGTTTGTTATATTGATTTTTGACTGGTTCATAGCTACCTAATAATTTTTGTATTACAGTATTTGATTGATCGCTATGATGACTCATTAGAGAAATTAGATTTTGAACGTGAGTATCAAGAGATTTAAAATCTGTTTCAATATCTTGATAAATTTCCATCGTATTTTCTTTACTAAAAATTAGAAGTTTCGAAATTTAAGTAGTTATTTCTTACTTTTGCAGCTTTATAAGCTGTAATATCTAAAGAACTAACTTGATCGTTATGATAATCTTTACTTTTGTCTCTATCATCTTTTCTAAATTGAAACCAAAGTGCTATAAATGTGTCTGCTAAAGTAAAAATGCCACCGACTATTGTAGCTAAAAATTGACTCAACAATATCACCTCCAGTAAATGTTTTATAATTATATGACAATGATATATATTTGGTTTTTGGTATATATTACTGTTATTTATTATACAAACTTGCGATCAATATGATTTGAATGAAAAATTGAAGTTATCATTTTATAAAAATATAACCACTTAGAGATTTTAAATTTCATCCCTAAGTGGCTATTCAGCAGATGTATAATTCATTTTAATTATAAATATTTGGTCTAATTTCAACTTTCTCTTTCATTTGAATGGATCTTTGTGTGTTCTGCCGTGAACGAAGTAATACAGGATAAGTGCTATGATAACAAGTATACCCATTACCATATATAAATGACGATAACCAATAAATGGTGTGATGATACCTAAAATAATTGGTCCCATACCTGCGCCGAAATCGGCGAAGATATAGAATGTTGACGTTGCTAAGCCTATCTTACTTGCAGATGATTGTTGAATTGCAATTGCTTGTGCAGTAGGTACGATAGTGCCATAACCAAAGCCAATGAATGCAGCTGCAATAAGTAAAATCATGCTGGTATGAGTAAAACCGAGAATAATAAGTCCAATTGTAAAGCTTAGTAAAACTGGATACATTACTTTGTTCTCACCAAAATTATCATAAATTTTACCTGTGAATGGGCGTGTGATAAACGTAACAATCGCAAAGACAAGGAAGAAGAAACTTGATGCTGTAACGAGATTGATTTTTTCAGAGTAAATAGATAAAAATGACAAGACACTAGAATAAGCGACACCGATTAAGATGACTACTAAAGAAATAGGTAATGCTTCTTTTTGTAGGTAAGCGTGAATACCACGTGGTTGATCTTTAGTTTCATGATTATTATTAAGTACAGGTAGTTTTTTAATGAAAATACTTAATACAAATGCTACAAGAATACTTAATAGACTGATAGCAAAAATAGATTTAAATCCTAAATGTTTGTTAAATACTAAGCCAATAAAAGGTCCAATAGCAGAAGCAAGTCTCACACTTAATCCATAATAACTAATGCCCTCACCTTTTCGATCCTCTGGGATGATTCGAGATGAAATAGTTCCTGTTGCTGTTGATGAAAATCCAAATGCTATAACATGAATAAAACGAATTAACATAAGGACCCATAAGTTTGTAATAGCAAAGTATAATGCTATTGCAATAATTGAAAAGATGACGCCGTAAAGTAAGACCTTTTTAGGTTGCAAATGATCTATAATTCTAGCCGAACCTAAACGTCCAGCTAGCATACCAATAATAAATATACCTGCAGCTAAGCCTCCTATACTTTCAGAGGCATGATATTTATCAATAGTATATTCAGTGATTGTTACGACCAACATGTAATGAATTAAATACATAAATAAGTTAACGAAAGTAATAAATATAAAGTCTTTTGTTCACAAACGGTCGTTCACTAAATGATTTGACATGCTGTTCCTCCTCAATATAATGAAATTCTACATTCATAATGTTGTTATATCATCTATTATATAAATTAAATATACTAATGTATAATTGGAATTAATGAATATAATATAAGTAAAACTTATATAAAAAAGGCGAGAATAATGAACTTTGAACAGTTAGCATACGTTAAAAAGTTATATGAATTGGAATCAATGATTCATGCGAGTGAAACCATGCATATTAGCCAATCTGAAATGAGTCAGTCTATCGCTAATTTAGAAAAAGAATTAGGATACAAATTATTCTCACGTTCTAGAAAAGGAACTACTCTAACAGAAGAAGGAAAACGTTTAATACCGTTTATATTAGAAATACTAGAGTCTAAAGATGCGCTATTATCAGAAATAGATACGATGCGAACAAATATTAAAGGGACACTTTAGAGTAGCGACGATTCCAACGCTCTTTCACAAAGTACTACCCAAAGCTTTATCTCATTTTAAAGATAACCATCCTAATGTAGATGTTGAAGTCATTGAAGCTGATAAAAATAGAATTAAAATGATGGTTAATCAAGGTGACATTGATATTGGCCTAATAGGTATTACAGAACGAGAGGATGAAGATAGTCAAGTTTCACAATTCTCACTTAATTTAACCACTCATTTTAAATTGATTGTTCCTAAAAAGTCTAAATTAACTTTTAAAGAATATGTTAATTTGGAAGAAATTTAACAATATCCTTTTGTACTATATGATCGTGGATTTTACCAACATCACTTGAAGAAACACACCATCCACTGAAGATTGTTTTTAAAACGGCTAATCCAATTGTTCTGATGCGTACAGTTGCTGAAGGTTTAGGTGTAGGTATCG
Proteins encoded in this region:
- the dhaL gene encoding dihydroxyacetone kinase subunit DhaL, translated to MNVADIKARLLDLENTFKEKESELTDLDRAIGDGDHGVNMVRGFEHLKEKLDDQSMQALFKSTGMTLMSNVGGASGPLYGFGFIKMASAVNDEIDHDNLKEVLKAFADGIQQRGKVELNEKTMYDVIERAREAVENDETVDLDKLQSFANETKDMVATKGRASYFNEASKGYIDPGAQSSVYILNAIIGGE
- the argF gene encoding ornithine carbamoyltransferase: MKNLRNRSFLTLLDFSQKEVEFLLTLSEDLKHAKYIGTEKPMLNNKNIALLFEKDSTRTRCSFEVAAHDQGANVTYLGPTGSQMGKKETAKDTARVLGGMYDGIEYRGFSQRTVETLAEFSGVPVWNGLTDEDHPTQVLADFLTAKEVLKKDYSEINFTYVGDGRNNVANALMQGAAIMGMNFHLVCPKELNPTDELLKRCERIAYENGGNILVTDDIDKGVKNSDVIYTDVWVSMGEPDEVWKERIKLLQPYQVNKELMEKTGNPNVIFEHCLPSFHNAETKIGKEIYEKYGISEMEVTDEVFESKASVVFQEAENRMHTIKAVMVATLGEF
- the dhaM gene encoding dihydroxyacetone kinase phosphoryl donor subunit DhaM, encoding MTSIVVVSHSHKIAEGVKQLINQMTDGGVDLIAVGGLSDDEIGTSFDQIVSIINGLENDALCFYDIGSAGMNLDTALEMYDGDHKIVKMEAPIVEGSFIASVGIKSNMSMDSVISEVRAKYPEE
- a CDS encoding MFS transporter gives rise to the protein MFITFVNLFMYLIHYMLVVTITEYTIDKYHASESIGGLAAGIFIIGMLAGRLGSARIIDHLQPKKVLLYGVIFSIIAIALYFAITNLWVLMLIRFIHVIAFGFSSTATGTISSRIIPEDRKGEGISYYGLSVRLASAIGPFIGLVFNKHLGFKSIFAISLLSILVAFVLSIFIKKLPVLNNNHETKDQPRGIHAYLQKEALPISLVVILIGVAYSSVLSFLSIYSEKINLVTASSFFFLVFAIVTFITRPFTGKIYDNFGENKVMYPVLLSFTIGLIILGFTHTSMILLIAAAFIGFGYGTIVPTAQAIAIQQSSASKIGLATSTFYIFADFGAGMGPIILGIITPFIGYRHLYMVMGILVIIALILYYFVHGRTHKDPFK
- a CDS encoding glycerol dehydrogenase, which gives rise to MSKFIYQSPGRYVQGKGVINSIAEETERLGSHALIISDEVVWNLTESKIKDSFSANNNVQFDYEVFKGESSEEEIKRIASQYKSQNVDVVIGLGGGKALDTGKAVAYELNASVIDFASTASMDAPTAAVSVIYNEDGSFSGYEFYPKNPDTVMVDSEIVAQAPVRLFASGMSDGLATLIEVESTLRRQGKNMFHGKPTLASLAIAQKCEEVIFEYGYSAYTSVENHIVTPQVDAVIEANTLLSGLGFENGGLAGAHAIHNGFTALEGDIHHLTHGEKVAYGILVQLVLENASTEKFLKYKKFFDNINMPTTLEGLHIENISYEDLVSVGERALTPNDTFANLSDKITADEIADSILTVNDLSKSHFNN
- a CDS encoding 5'-nucleotidase, lipoprotein e(P4) family is translated as MNKLAKYIATATLATAFTISAPLNTYACESHAKDDHHQTTQHHKDLNLGSQNIMAVSWYQNSAEAKALYLQGYNSAKYQLDEYLKKNNGNKKLAIALDIDETVLDNSPYQGYAALHDTSFPKGWHEWVAAAKAKPVYGAKSFLKYADKRGIDIYYISDHDKDKDFKGTKKNLKNIGLPQVKDDHILLKGKNDKSKESRRQKVEKNHKLIMLFGDNLLDFTDPKKATFKEREKLVQQHKNDFGKKYFIFPNPMYGSWESTIYNNNYQISKEQKDQLRKQSIKQFDPDTGEVK
- the bioB gene encoding biotin synthase BioB — translated: MKLNLAERVLKENTLTKEEALAIFENSDIDTFELLNEAYIVRKHYYGRKVKLNMILNAKSGICAEDCGYCGQSIKMKEKQRYALVEQNQIKAGAQVATDNQIGTYCIVMSGRGPSNKEIDHICETVEEIKKVHPQLKICACLGLTEEDQAKKLKEAGVDRYNHNLNTSERYHEEVVTTHTYEDRVNTVEMMKANHISPCSGVICGMGETEKDIVDMAFALKDIDADSIPINFLHPIKGTKFGGLDLLSPMKCIRIIALFRLINPTKEIRIAGGREVNLRSLQPLALKAANSIFVGDYLITGGQPNEEDYRLIEDLGFEIDK
- the dhaK gene encoding dihydroxyacetone kinase subunit DhaK; amino-acid sequence: MKKLIQDKNTILKDMLDGITVSNQDVEIVSDTIVVRKNKKQSGVALVSGGGSGHEPAHAGFVAQGMLDAAVCGEVFTSPTPDKILDAIKAVDNGDGVLLIIKNYAGDVMNFEMAQEMAQMEDIQVESVIVRDDIAILDPEKRRGVAGTVFVHKYAGYLAENGVALSEIKSKIEAILPEIKSIGMALTPPMVPTTGKNGFDIEDNEMEIGIGIHGEKGLHREAVQPVNTIVERLLDELFKEIDKQPLIVMVNGMGGTPLSELNIVTKYLDEQFKNNNIDVKHWFVGDYMTALDMQGFSITVLPFSEDVAKGLVAPTASKYF